From a single Sphingosinicellaceae bacterium genomic region:
- a CDS encoding Hsp33 family molecular chaperone HslO — protein MLTETLAPIADRSLGFSVADRNVRGRVVRLDAALNAVLAAHDYTEPVARLLAEALTLTALLGGTLQDGAAQMTLQAQSTGGAVDLLVCDYRGGQVRGYVRFDRDAVIPGGMSLPGLFGTGHLAITLDPTASSERYQGIVPLEGANLSEAVTGYFEGSEQLPTLVRVGISGSAETGWIAGGILVQHLARSEIGGERLSVAIDEGRAHPDWEHVVALTSTVSDAELTDPDLTAETLLWRLFHEEQVRVVEGPVPGRGCRCSPTHIATVLGKFPEAERVQMRGDDGKVRVDCEFCARTWVIEV, from the coding sequence ATGCTGACCGAAACCCTCGCCCCAATCGCCGACCGCTCGCTCGGCTTCTCCGTCGCCGACCGCAACGTGCGCGGCCGCGTCGTGCGCCTCGACGCCGCGCTCAACGCGGTGCTGGCGGCGCATGATTACACGGAGCCGGTCGCGCGCCTGCTGGCGGAGGCGTTGACCCTGACGGCGCTGCTCGGCGGCACGTTGCAGGACGGCGCGGCCCAGATGACGCTGCAGGCCCAGTCGACCGGCGGCGCGGTCGACCTGCTGGTCTGCGACTATCGCGGCGGGCAGGTCCGTGGCTACGTCCGCTTCGACCGCGACGCGGTCATCCCGGGGGGCATGAGCCTGCCCGGCCTCTTCGGCACCGGGCACCTCGCGATCACCCTCGACCCGACCGCGAGCAGCGAGCGCTACCAGGGCATCGTGCCGCTGGAGGGGGCGAACCTCAGCGAGGCGGTCACCGGCTATTTCGAGGGTTCCGAACAGCTCCCCACCCTCGTCAGGGTCGGCATATCGGGCAGCGCGGAAACCGGCTGGATCGCCGGCGGCATCCTGGTCCAACACCTCGCGCGGAGCGAGATCGGCGGCGAGCGGCTGTCGGTCGCCATCGACGAAGGCCGCGCCCACCCGGACTGGGAGCATGTCGTCGCGCTAACCTCGACGGTCAGCGATGCCGAACTCACCGACCCCGACCTGACCGCAGAGACTCTGCTGTGGCGGCTGTTCCACGAGGAGCAGGTGCGCGTCGTCGAGGGGCCGGTGCCCGGCCGTGGCTGCCGCTGCTCGCCGACCCACATAGCGACCGTGCTCGGCAAGTTTCCGGAGGCGGAGCGGGTTCAGATGCGTGGCGACGACGGCAAGGTCCGTGTCGACTGCGAATTTTGCGCGCGGACGTGGGTGATCGAGGTTTAG